The nucleotide sequence TTTGCAGGGCAACATGGCACAGATGAGTGTGcccaaaaaatatgaaaaacaGTTTCGTGGATTGCTATCAGAAGGATCTGTCTACATTATTTCAGATATTGTGGCTATTGATAACAAAAGCAAATCATATGTCTACCACCATCAGAACTACATGTTGCAATTCAAACATGACACAAAGGTCCATGCATTGCACTCAAGAGGAGCAAATATACCTACTGTTTCCTTCAACTTTTGTCCATTTGATCAGCTGCCAAGAAAAGCAATTGATTCAAAACCACTCCTAGGTAATCTGTGGTTCCTTATTTTCTCTCCTAACAGTTAAAATGCTTATTAACTTCCTATACATAATTTGTCCGTTCAGATATTATTGGAGTAATAAGTGATGTTAGTCCATACGATTATGCTACCCCAACATCTCAGAACAAACTTCGGAAGATAAAAATCCGAAACCTAGAGTATGTCTTTCTTGCAACGATGCCACTTATTTTCTTCCGCAAAGACCCTTTTTCCTGCAATTCTATAAGTATACCTTGCTTTTCCAATGAACAAACGCAAGAAGTAGTTCTATGGGGCAAACATGGAGAATCATTTGATGAAGAAGCAATACTTAAAAAATCTCTAGAAGGAATTGTGATAGCTATTTTTGCTGGTATAACTGCAACTTCACAGAAGTTTACAGGTGAATTATCAAACGAGCTTGCTTCAAGGAAAAATGAAAGGATTTATTTAAATATACTATTAACCACATAATCTTATAGGTACAATACAAGGATCTTCAAGTTCGGCAACACAGGTGTATCTTGACCTCAATATACCTGAAGTTCAACACTATCGCAGCAGGTTCTCCACCTCCCTCATTGCCATTTGCCTAATTTTTTTGTTCGCCACTACAATATACTAATAGATTATATCAAAATAATTTGAAGCTACCAATGGAAATTTCCAACTCTACAAAAGAATCTCCCTAAAGTCGCACATCTATCTCCACTTGAAGCAGCAGGCAAGCTGTATACCATTGAACAAATATCTACCTTGCCAACCACATCTTTTCAGGTCAGTACTTTTCGAGATAGTTCGTTTTCTAAAACATCTCTAtccaaaaaatatataattgatgcTCCAACCTTTTCTTCCACAAGGGAGGAGCAACATTCAGTACTATTGCAAAGGTGACATCCATTATACCATCAGTCAAATGGTACTACAAAGCATGCAAGCGGTGTGGAAAAGATTACAACAACATGTCAGATACCCCAACATGCGCCTGCCAATTTCCTGTTCCATGCCCAATGTACCATACATCTTCCTAAATCTAATCCTTATAAATTGCTTTTCTCTTATTCATGTCACTAACAATTCTACAATCCTTCAGGTATAAGCTCCCCCTTACACTAACAGATAGCTCAACAAGTTTAGATGCAGTTGCATTTAATAAAGTAGCTGAAGACTTGGTTGAGCGTCATGTTGAGCAAGTTTCTATGAACATGAAAATAGATGCTGTGGATCAGGTGCTTTCCCTGGATAAAGCCATTGGTAAAGAAAGGTTATTCTATATAGGAATGAATATTGATTCAACTGCCAAGTACCCTATAAAATGTCCTGAAAAAAACTTTCCCCGTGGACAATACCAAATCGGTTCCTCTATTAACTGCTTCAAAGGTAAGAACTTTTTGATACTCATTACCTTCATATATCATCCTATTAACTTGACATGTGAAGCTTTTTCAGTCAGCACAAGATAACCTTGCACCAACTTCATCTGTCATAAATGCTGAGAGGTTCCTGGCCATTTATCAATTTAAATTTTGAAAATATATTGACAAAACATTAAATCCATATTCTCTGATGAGCATTATATATATTATTTTCAGTCCAAGTGCACAGCAGCCAGAGGCCCCCTTGAACAATACACCTCCAAGTGATAACCGCACACCTATCATTACAAAGGAAAGTGAATCCAGGTAAATTTGGCCACATAGAATTTCATGTGTGTAATGCTTCACAAACCTCCAAGCGAAGTTGAGATTAAACATTTCAACCTTTAGAATTTTTCTTTGGTAAATCTAATAATTGCTCTGTTTTGTATGTTCATCTGTCTAATGCTTTACTAACCTCCATGCTTATTCAATTCCTCTTATAAACGTACTTTCTTATTTTTAATGTACATTCAAATCAGTTCCGAAGTAAAAAGAAGGATTGATTTTGACAAGGATGATGCCAACAACTCTAACAGGTATCACAACACTCACAAGGATGATGCCAAACAACTCTGTTTAGTTTCCTGTCTAATGCTTCACAACACTCACATCCACTACAAAGGATTTATTTATGTTT is from Triticum aestivum cultivar Chinese Spring chromosome 3A, IWGSC CS RefSeq v2.1, whole genome shotgun sequence and encodes:
- the LOC123061434 gene encoding uncharacterized protein isoform X2, translated to MESSTALKSITSGQQNCRVFARLIRLWDAKIINPRYGDGLLSIDGILLDEDGNMAQMSVPKKYEKQFRGLLSEGSVYIISDIVAIDNKSKSYVYHHQNYMLQFKHDTKVHALHSRGANIPTVSFNFCPFDQLPRKAIDSKPLLDIIGVISDVSPYDYATPTSQNKLRKIKIRNLEYVFLATMPLIFFRKDPFSCNSISIPCFSNEQTQEVVLWGKHGESFDEEAILKKSLEGIVIAIFAGITATSQKFTGTIQGSSSSATQVYLDLNIPEVQHYRSSYQWKFPTLQKNLPKVAHLSPLEAAGKLYTIEQISTLPTTSFQGGATFSTIAKVTSIIPSVKWYYKACKRCGKDYNNMSDTPTCACQFPVPCPMYKLPLTLTDSSTSLDAVAFNKVAEDLVERHVEQVSMNMKIDAVDQVLSLDKAIGKERLFYIGMNIDSTAKYPIKCPEKNFPRGQYQIGSSINCFKAFSVSTR
- the LOC123061434 gene encoding uncharacterized protein isoform X4, with the translated sequence MESSTALKSITSGQQNCRVFARLIRLWDAKIINPRYGDGLLSIDGILLDEDGNMAQMSVPKKYEKQFRGLLSEGSVYIISDIVAIDNKSKSYVYHHQNYMLQFKHDTKVHALHSRGANIPTVSFNFCPFDQLPRKAIDSKPLLGTIQGSSSSATQVYLDLNIPEVQHYRSSYQWKFPTLQKNLPKVAHLSPLEAAGKLYTIEQISTLPTTSFQGGATFSTIAKVTSIIPSVKWYYKACKRCGKDYNNMSDTPTCACQFPVPCPMYKLPLTLTDSSTSLDAVAFNKVAEDLVERHVEQVSMNMKIDAVDQVLSLDKAIGKERLFYIGMNIDSTAKYPIKCPEKNFPRGQYQIGSSINCFKGKNFLILITFIYHPINLTCEAFSVSTR
- the LOC123061434 gene encoding uncharacterized protein isoform X3, with amino-acid sequence MESSTALKSITSGQQNCRVFARLIRLWDAKIINPRYGDGLLSIDGILLDEDGNMAQMSVPKKYEKQFRGLLSEGSVYIISDIVAIDNKSKSYVYHHQNYMLQFKHDTKVHALHSRGANIPTVSFNFCPFDQLPRKAIDSKPLLDIIGVISDVSPYDYATPTSQNKLRKIKIRNLEYVFLATMPLIFFRKDPFSCNSISIPCFSNEQTQEVVLWGKHGESFDEEAILKKSLEGIVIAIFAGITATSQKFTGTIQGSSSSATQVYLDLNIPEVQHYRSSYQWKFPTLQKNLPKVAHLSPLEAAGKLYTIEQISTLPTTSFQGGATFSTIAKVTSIIPSVKWYYKACKRCGKDYNNMSDTPTCACQFPVPCPMYKLPLTLTDSSTSLDAVAFNKVAEDLVERHVEQVSMNMKIDAVDQVLSLDKAIGKERLFYIGMNIDSTAKYPIKCPEKNFPRGQYQIGSSINCFKVSTR
- the LOC123061434 gene encoding uncharacterized protein isoform X1 — translated: MESSTALKSITSGQQNCRVFARLIRLWDAKIINPRYGDGLLSIDGILLDEDGNMAQMSVPKKYEKQFRGLLSEGSVYIISDIVAIDNKSKSYVYHHQNYMLQFKHDTKVHALHSRGANIPTVSFNFCPFDQLPRKAIDSKPLLDIIGVISDVSPYDYATPTSQNKLRKIKIRNLEYVFLATMPLIFFRKDPFSCNSISIPCFSNEQTQEVVLWGKHGESFDEEAILKKSLEGIVIAIFAGITATSQKFTGTIQGSSSSATQVYLDLNIPEVQHYRSSYQWKFPTLQKNLPKVAHLSPLEAAGKLYTIEQISTLPTTSFQGGATFSTIAKVTSIIPSVKWYYKACKRCGKDYNNMSDTPTCACQFPVPCPMYKLPLTLTDSSTSLDAVAFNKVAEDLVERHVEQVSMNMKIDAVDQVLSLDKAIGKERLFYIGMNIDSTAKYPIKCPEKNFPRGQYQIGSSINCFKGKNFLILITFIYHPINLTCEAFSVSTR